One genomic region from Vicia villosa cultivar HV-30 ecotype Madison, WI unplaced genomic scaffold, Vvil1.0 ctg.001623F_1_1, whole genome shotgun sequence encodes:
- the LOC131636053 gene encoding uncharacterized protein LOC131636053: MDPRYTNFHDVASLIFDVCSREDPMVTGRVAVMMDIMWKNRNNMVWNNASESCSILGSQALCVWQNWFKAQINMSHEHIPSMAIRWYPPVEESMKCNVDAGFNTSRGTTNRGWCIRNHFGNFVCGGAAWDFGSLSIIEAEALAIKEAILSVIDLHMEKVIFESDSQSTIQAIHSGIPGLSKFSFIISSIRSLLLNFPNFEVKFVKRQANSVAHALAKAADSWTRRSWFDVTPPCIATLLINDMS, from the coding sequence ATGGATCCCCGGTATACTAATTTTCATGATGTTGCCTCTTTGATTTTTGATGTATGTTCTAGAGAGGATCCTATGGTGACCGGGAGGGTAGCGGTTATGATGGATATCATGTGGAAAAATCGTAATAATATGGTTTGGAATAATGCAAGTGAGAGTTGTTCTATTCTTGGTTCTCAAGCTCTTTGCGTTTGGCAAAATTGGTTTAAGGCACAGATTAACATGAGCCACGAGCATATTCCAAGTATGGCAATTAGATGGTATCCTCCGGTGGAAGAGAGTATGAAGTGCAATGTTGATGCGGGCTTTAATACTAGTAGGGGCACTACGAATAGAGGATGGTGTATTCGAAATCACTTTGGTAACTTTGTGTGTGGAGGAGCAGCTTGGGATTTTGGGTCTCTTTCGATTATTGAGGCGGAAGCTTTGGCTATTAAAGAGGCTATCCTTAGTGTTATCGATCTCCATATGGAAAAGGTTATCTTCGAAAGTGATTCACAAAGTACTATCCAAGCTATTCATTCGGGTATTCCTGGTTTGTCaaaatttagttttattatttcttcaattCGTAGTTTGTTGCTTAATTTTCCtaactttgaggttaagtttgtAAAACGCCAAGCGAACTCGGTTGCTCATGCCTTAGCTAAGGCGGCCGATTCTTGGACTAGGCGTAGTTGGTTTGATGTGACTCCTCCTTGTATTGCTACTTTGTTGATTAATGATATGAGTTGA